The following are encoded together in the Candida orthopsilosis Co 90-125, chromosome 5 draft sequence genome:
- a CDS encoding Pga38 protein (GPI-anchored protein) gives MRGAFTLSAFIAAATAATDAITIRSTTISSSCSSTSSDLPVLPSSALSGGYYGNSSIPQSIVPATTSKTKKVSYQYETAYATDAVDITRTVCDSNGQCYVTTDIGKLTTYTTTINGILTVITTGVPVEPTEASATEQSTETSSFYQSNAGQGATETHSIAEETTTTKPAAQSISKETTSSEESIVAVTSSGEPNQATNSATSPTTTAAPVGPHTEYLTTLVTVTSCSENKCSEVPKTTGVKIISELDTVYTTYCPLTEASESSVATSAPQSEESTEVPQSKPPQSETQPKESTEVPQESTEAPTTSAEVPAPSSEVANPETSASSTKSKSQATVNVITDNIVTETPSVEQQQATSQETVAAESASSTSESPGINTYEGAAMSMKATGFVTVAISILMMMI, from the coding sequence ATGAGAGGAGCATTCACATTAAGTGCCTTTATTGCGGCTGCTACTGCTGCTACAGATGCTATAACCATAAGGTCAACTActatttcttcatcatgttcatcaacttcatcagaTTTGCCAGTTTTACCTTCCTCAGCACTTTCTGGTGGTTATTACGGAAACAGTTCAATTCCTCAATCAATTGTACCTGCCACAACCAGTAAAACCAAGAAAGTTTCTTACCAATACGAAACTGCATATGCTACTGATGCTGTTGATATTACTCGTACAGTTTGTGATTCCAATGGACAATGCTATGTCACTACTGATATTGGAAAATTGACTACTTATACTACCACAATTAACGGTATTTTGACAGTTATAACTACAGGTGTACCTGTCGAGCCTACTGAAGCTAGTGCGACTGAACAATCAACCGaaacttcatcattttaCCAATCTAATGCAGGTCAAGGAGCTACTGAAACACACTCCATAGCAGAAGAAACTACAACTACCAAGCCCGCTGCTCAAAGTATATCCAAAgaaacaacttcatcagaagaatcaattgttgctgtCACTTCCTCAGGTGAACCTAACCAAGCTACAAACTCGGCTACCTCCCCCACCACCACTGCTGCTCCAGTTGGACCTCATACTGAATACTTAACCACCTTGGTCACCGTCACTTCTTGTTCCGAAAACAAGTGTTCTGAAGTACCCAAGACCACTGGTGTAAAGATTATTAGCGAGTTGGACACTGTATATACTACTTATTGTCCATTGACTGAAGCTTCGGAATCATCGGTTGCAACTTCCGCACCACAATCAGAAGAATCAACCGAGGTACCACAATCTAAACCACCACAATCAGAAACCCAACCAAAAGAATCAACCGAGGTACCACAAGAATCAACCGAAGCTCCAACAACCTCAGCTGAGGTACCGGCACCCTCATCAGAAGTCGCCAACCCAGAAACCAGCGCttcttcaaccaaatccaaatcacAAGCAACTGTCAATGTCATCACCGATAATATTGTTACCGAGACCCCCAGCGTAgagcaacaacaagcaacGTCCCAGGAGACTGTTGCTGCTGAATCTGCCTCATCTACAAGTGAATCACCCGGCATAAATACTTATGAAGGTGCCGCTATGTCGATGAAAGCTACTGGATTTGTCACTGTAGCTATCTcgatattgatgatgatgatatag
- a CDS encoding Tim13 protein (S. cerevisiae homolog TIM13 has protein transporter activity, has role in protein import into mitochondrial inner membrane and localizes to space transporter complex), whose amino-acid sequence MPFWSSAPSSAPAKASAAQPVIASDSQKIKQDIQNQISQELAVANATELVRTITENCFDKCVDTPHASFDSVQETCIAQCREKYMRSWNTISRAYIARIQNQS is encoded by the coding sequence ATGCCTTTCTGGAGTTCTGCACCATCACTGGCCCCTGCTAAGGCCTCTGCTGCTCAGCCTGTTATTGCATCTGATAGTCAAAAGATCAAACAAGATATACAGAATCAAATTAGTCAGGAATTGGCTGTTGCTAATGCTACTGAGTTGGTGAGGACGATAACGGAAAACTGTTTTGACAAATGTGTGGATACTCCTCATGCTCTGTTTGATAGTGTACAGGAGACTTGTATTGCTCAATGTAGAGAGAAGTATATGAGATCTTGGAACACCATTTCGAGGGCGTACATCGCTAGAATACAGAATCAATCATGA
- a CDS encoding Erd2 protein (S. cerevisiae homolog ERD2 has HDEL sequence binding, has role in protein retention in ER lumen, ER to Golgi vesicle-mediated transport and to integral to endoplasmic reticulum membrane), whose translation MNIFRFFGDLSHLASRFILLYAIESNRSINGLSLKTQALYVIVFVTRYLDLFTKYYSLYNTLLKIVFIASSIYTVYVMVYKYQKTIQNHVDTFPVRYLIGGAAVASLIFTHKYTFGEVVWSFSLWLEAVSILPQLFILQRTGEAENITTHYIFALGIYRALYIPNWIYRYFAEGHFDYVSVLAGILQTAVYSDFFYIYYTKVMKGKKFELPV comes from the coding sequence ATGAACATTTTTAGATTCTTTGGTGATCTTTCACATCTAGCAAGTCGATTCATACTATTATACgcaattgaatcaaatagATCAATTAATGGTCTTTCTTTAAAAACACAAGCATTATAcgttattgtttttgttacTAGGTACCTTGATTTATTCACCAAATACTATTCCCTTTATAAcacattgttgaaaattgtcTTCATTGCCAGTTCGATATACACTGTGTACGTTATGGTTTACAAGTATCAGAAAACTATTCAAAACCATGTTGATACATTTCCTGTTCGGTATTTAATTGGTGGTGCTGCCGTTGCCAGTTTGATTTTCACTCACAAGTATACTTTTGGTGAAGTTGTTTGGAGTTTTAGTTTATGGTTGGAAGCAGTATCAATTTTACCccaattgtttatattGCAAAGAACTGGAGAAGCAGAAAATATCACTACTCATTATATTTTTGCGTTGGGTATTTATCGAGCCTTATATATACCAAATTGGATTTATAGATATTTTGCTGAAGGTCATTTCGATTATGTTTCTGTGCTTGCTGGAATTTTACAAACGGCTGTTTATTCGGACTTTTTCTACATTTACTATACCAAAGTGATGAAGGGGAAGAAGTTTGAATTGCCTGTATAG
- a CDS encoding Pre7 protein (S. cerevisiae homolog PRE7 has role proteasomal ubiquitin-independent protein catabolic process, proteasomal ubiquitin-dependent protein catabolic process and localizes to proteasome core complex, beta-subunit complex), protein MVAQYFCLRVAVASSQNLTSNIYPSFYRHIASSESTQQRKTHMSTQTTVASEYSSEIHSVPIEHRFNPYSDNGGTVLGIAGEDFAVLAGDTRQVEGYSIQSRYEPKIHNVGDNILMTANGFAADGVALIDKFKQSFTWYKFDNGNRKLEISSAARYIQHLLYGKRFFPYYVSTLIAGLDEEGKGAVYSYDPVGSYEREQCRAGGAAASLIMPFLDNQVNFKNQFVPGTDGKEKKPLKYLSLEEVIQLVRDAFNSAGERHIYVGDGLEILIVTKDGVRTEYYPLKRD, encoded by the coding sequence ATGGTAGCGCagtatttttgtttgagaGTTGCAGTGGCGAGCAGTCAAAACTTGACCTCTAATATATATCCCAGCTTCTATCGTCACATTGCATCCTCTGAGTCTactcaacaaagaaaaacaCACATGTCGACACAAACTACAGTTGCATCTGAATACTCATCTGAGATCCATTCTGTACCCATTGAACACAGATTCAACCCATACTCAGACAATGGAGGAACAGTATTGGGAATTGCCGGTGAAGATTTCGCTGTTCTTGCAGGTGATACTAGACAAGTTGAAGGGTATTCGATACAATCTAGGTATGAACCTAAGATTCACAATGTTGGGGATAATATATTAATGACAGCCAATGGGTTTGCTGCTGATGGAGTGGCTTTGATCGacaaatttaaacaatCATTTACTTGGtataaatttgacaatGGGAATagaaaattggaaataAGTAGTGCTGCTAGATACATTCAACATCTTTTGTATGGAAAGAGGTTCTTTCCTTACTATGTGAGTACATTAATTGCCGGATTGGATGAGGAAGGCAAAGGTGCTGTATATTCATACGATCCGGTTGGAAGTTATGAAAGAGAACAATGCAGAGCAGGAGGTGCCGCTGCCAGTTTGATTATGCCATTTTTAGATAACcaagtcaatttcaaaaatcaatttgtgcCAGGAACTGATggaaaggaaaagaaaccGTTGAAATATTTGTCATTGGAAGAAGTTATACAATTAGTACGAGATGCATTTAATTCGGCCGGTGAAAGACATATTtatgttggtgatggatTAGAAATTTTGATTGTAACGAAAGATGGAGTTAGAACTGAATATTACCCATTAAAGAGAGATTAA
- a CDS encoding mRNA cleavage and polyadenylation factor: MDAYQEFIDPSRISCCIGCNFISSASKHLVVAKGSLLQIFEIILLKQSTPTKPQYQLKLVEQFKLQGTVSGLKALRTSECPHLDYVVVSTKYAKFSIIRWNHQLHNISTVSLHYYENCIQHSTFEKLAISDLTVEPTYSSVSCLRYKNLLCFLPFEGVHEEDDEDDTDDEDIDNDKKGGSITKNGLSYENQPFYDASFIIDAGILDSTIDTVLDVQFLHNYQEPTIAILSAKSNSWAGNLIKNKDNVQFQVMTLDVQSKSTLPVFNIDNLPYDIDRVIPLPNPLNGCLLIGCNELIHVDNGGIAKRIAVNAFTSLITASVKSYQDESDLNLKLENCAIVPIPDDHRVLLILATGEFYYLNFDLDGKSIKKIHLELVDQKMYDSIRLTYPGQVASLDKNLLFFANLNGDSSLVEVKYTSSAKVIEKKVKEEKEEDSDEDDLYKEEEEEEEQTIMRKSHIEFKLHDKLLNNSPVSSFTLGLCSKEKFKSNLPNPNYNEVSIISNSGTGDQSTLNVIVPTIQPQISSSLTFSQVNRMWNLNQKYLITSDDKNEKSEIFQIEKSYKRMKSKDFVNDELTINVHELNNGKYILQITPKQIILFDTKFKKKLSLTEEIKDDEILSSTLRDELLMIFLASGDVMIFSINTYNESYSKVKIPKLLEDTIITTGYITSSHLLNAVSKNIDLLTNPRKRRHSSIQSTTPINLVPPKSAKQKIFVLVTGDNRIVAFNRHHNERCFQLDTISKFSDVLQLNFFDIEQSPPDPFIKQVILNELGDKDHKEEYLTILTISGEVLMYKLFYDGENYMFKKEKDLKITGAPENAFNLGTMVERRLVYFPNLNGYTSIFVAGVIPFLIIKSCHSIPRIFQFSKIPAVSISAFSDSKIKNGLIFLDNNQNARICELSLDYNYEFNLPIRRVHIGESIRSVAYHEQSDTVVISTFKEIPYNCVDEEGKPIAGVLKDKPPATSFKGSIKLVSPFNWKVIDTIELQDNEVGMAIKSMVLDVGSSMKKFKTKREYIVVGTGKLRMEDLAANGSFKIYDIIDIIPEPGKPETNHKFKEIFQEDTRGAVTSVCDLSGRFLVGQGQKVIVRDLEDDGVVPVAFLDTPVYVSEAKSFGNLFLLGDPLKSIWLVGFEADPFRMVMLGKDRQHLRVECADFIVKDEEIFILVADVNNSLHLIQFDPDDPKSINGTILINKASFETNSQTTCLRSVPKGETGDYQTIGSTIDGAFFNVFPVNESTYRRMYIVQQQISDKEYHYCGLNPRLNRFGGAVQIRDNDTNAKPILDYNLIKEFAKLNLDRQKNITTKINIKGSAHDIWKDLIELEYSLEDF; this comes from the coding sequence GTGGAGCCAACCTACAGCTCAGTTTCATGTCTTCGATATAAAAATCTTTTATGCTTTTTACCATTTGAGGGAGTACATGAGGAGGACGATGAGGATGACACCGACGACGAAGATATTGATAATGACAAAAAGGGTGGATCTATAACAAAGAACGGCTTGTCCTACGAGAACCAGCCGTTTTACGACGCCAGCTTCATCATAGACGCAGGAATTCTCGATTCGACAATCGATACTGTTCTCGACGTACAGTTCCTACACAACTACCAAGAACCCACAATTGCTATCTTGTCCGCAAAATCCAACTCATGGGCAGgaaatttgatcaaaaataaagataATGTCCAATTTCAAGTGATGACTTTAGATGTTCAATCAAAGTCCACCTTGCCTGTATTCAACATAGACAATTTACCATATGACATAGATAGAGTAATTCCGTTACCGAATCCACTCAATGGTTGTCTTTTGATTGGATGTAATGAATTAATTCATGTGGATAATGGAGGTATTGCTAAGCGTATTGCGGTCAACGCTTTTACATCTTTGATTACCGCTTCAGTAAAAAGTTACCAAGACGAAAGCgatttgaacttgaaattggaaaactGTGCAATCGTACCCATTCCAGATGATCATCGTGTATTGCTTATACTAGCGACTGGTGAGTTTtattatttgaattttgacCTTGACGGGAAGTCCATCAAGAAGATCCATCTTGAGTTAGTAGATCAAAAAATGTACGACTCGATCAGGCTTACATACCCTGGACAAGTTGCCAGCTTGGATAAAAATTTGCTATTTTTTGCAAACTTGAATGGGGACAGTTCCTTGGTGGAGGTCAAATACACCAGTTCTGCAAAggttattgaaaaaaaggtgaaggaagaaaaagaggaggattcagatgaagatgatcTTTACaaggaagaggaagaggaggaagagcAAACAATCATGAGAAAGTCAcatattgaatttaaacTACATGATAAGCTTCTCAATAATAGTCCCGTGTCATCATTCACTCTAGGGTTGTGctcaaaagaaaagtttaAATCGAACTTACCGAATCCAAATTACAATGAAGTATCAATTATCAGCAATTCTGGAACTGGCGATCAATCGACGCTTAACGTTATTGTCCCCACCATTCAACCACAAATATCTTCTTCCTTAACGTTCTCTCAAGTCAATCGTATGTggaatttgaatcaaaagtaTCTCATCACTTCTGATGACAAGAATGAGAAATCAgaaatctttcaaattgaaaagtcatacaaaaggatgaaatcaaaggaTTTCGTTAATGATGAGTTGACTATAAATGTCcatgaattgaataacGGTAAGTATATCTTACAAATTAcaccaaaacaaatcattttGTTCGACACTaagttcaagaaaaaattgtcaCTTACTGAGGAAatcaaagatgatgaaatattGAGTAGTACATTGCgtgatgaattgttgatgatatttctCGCCAGTGGTGATGTTATGATATTCTCCATCAATACTTATAACGAATCTTATTCTAAAGtaaaaattccaaaactATTAGAGGATACAATTATTACTACAGGTTACATTACAAGTTCGCATTTGTTGAATGCCGTTCTGAAAAATATAGATCTTTTAACCAACCCAAGAAAAAGGCGTCACAGCTCGATTCAATCTACAACTCCAATAAATTTGGTACCACCCAAATCggcaaaacaaaagatttttgttttggtcaCTGGTGATAATAGAATTGTAGCATTCAACCGACACCACAATGAAAGATGTTTCCAATTGGACACTATAAGCAAGTTTAGTGATGTGCTTCAGttgaatttctttgatattgaacAATCACCACCAGATCCATTCATTAAACAGGttattttgaatgaattgggGGATAAAGACCACAAAGAAGAGTACTTAACAATATTAACAATTAGTGGTGAGGTGTTGATGTACAAGCTATTTTATGATGGTGAAAATTATATGTTcaaaaaggagaaagaCTTGAAAATCACAGGTGCGCCTGAAAATGCATTCAACTTGGGTACGATGGTTGAAAGAAGATTGGTttattttccaaacttAAATGGATACACAAGTATTTTTGTAGCTGGTGTCATTCCCTTTCTTATCATTAAATCGTGTCATTCCATTCCTCGGATATTCCAATTTTCCAAGATACCAGCTGTTTCGATATCGGCATTTTCTGATTCcaagatcaaaaatggGCTTATATTTCTTGacaataatcaaaatgCACGTATTTGTGAGTTATCATTGGACTACAACTACGAATTCAATTTGCCTATTAGAAGGGTACACATTGGTGAGCTGATTAGGTCTGTCGCGTACCATGAACAGTCAGATACTGTGGTTATATCCACTTTTAAAGAAATTCCTTATAATTGTGTGGATGAAGAAGGCAAACCAATAGCCGGTGTTCTTAAAGATAAACCCCCAGCCACGTCGTTTAAAGGATCCATTAAGTTGGTTTCTCCCTTTAACTGGAAGGTTATTGACACCATAGAATTACAAGATAATGAAGTCGGAATGGCGATTAAATCAATGGTTCTTGATGTTGGttcatcaatgaagaaGTTCAAGACAAAGCGTGAATACATTGTTGTCGGTACAGGAAAATTGAGAATGGAGGACCTTGCTGCTAATGGGTCATTTAAGATCTACGACATCATTGATATTATTCCAGAACCAGGAAAACCAGAAACTAACCATAAATTTAAGGAGATCTTTCAAGAAGACACCAGAGGAGCAGTTACCAGTGTTTGCGATCTAAGTGGTAGATTTCTAGTAGGCCAAGGCCAAAAAGTAATTGTTAGGGATTTGGAGGATGATGGGGTGGTTCCTGTTGCCTTTTTAGACACACCTGTTTACGTTTCAGAAGCaaaaagttttggaaatttaTTCCTATTAGGTGATCCtttgaaaagtatttgGCTTGTTGGGTTTGAAGCTGATCCGTTCAGGATGGTTATGCTAGGGAAAGATAGACAACATCTTCGTGTTGAATGTGCTGATTTCATTgttaaagatgaagagattTTCATTTTGGTCGCGGATGTAAATAACAGTTtacatttgattcaatttgaccCCGATGATCCTAAGTCGATAAATGGGACAATTTTAATCAACAAGGCATCATTTGAAACTAATTCGCAAACGACATGTTTACGATCAGTTCCAAAAGGTGAAACTGGTGACTATCAAACCATTGGTTCCACAATAGATGGTGCATTTTTCAACGTGTTTCCTGTCAATGAGTCCACTTATAGACGCATGTATattgttcaacaacaaatttctGATAAAGAGTATCATTATTGTGGGTTGAATCCAAGGTTGAACCgatttggtggtgctgTACAAATTAGAGATAATGATACCAATGCCAAACCTATTTTAGATTACAATTTAATCAAGGAGTTTGCTAAATTGAATCTTGATAGACAGAAGAATATCACTACAAAGATCAATATAAAAGGTCTGGCTCATGATATTTGGAAGGACTTGATCGAACTTGAATATTCATTGGAGGATTTTTAG
- a CDS encoding Mkt1 protein (S. cerevisiae homolog MKT1 has role interspecies interaction between organisms, response to damage positive regulation of translation and localizes to cytoplasm, polysome) yields MPIKSLESYLFERKLAYTSSLDILSNAVIGIDTEYYLSRIYTYKKEQFLAAIGGIPSSLKDYIQTDLQVFQEFNIKPLFVIPGLPIQSQVVNYRSNELSPQEQHLDFTWNKINAVTHTQYHYENFRSYAENLPLEPSINDLIKIFIELGIDYLVTPYNASFQLSYLYHENLVDALYGSTDLLLTKIDKFILAMEFPTREFRFVDKFKVLQELGLNERQFQDLSLMVGCTIQPITFPIFPPTPKPVPNYPQYNNFKIGLDIVYQYMQFSGNNLNLYGYVLSLNDPKLAELYMKGQTAIKYVPVINKEGYTELYNVEMGKFNYERDVDFNIEDDVAATPTSSAGTPTGGNNKPNSGPTTKTVAKVPVNLHDIISQRLPPELYFYQSIGLLPIKLLNSVTGGQYDVRPPLELGNNDNYKKLITSKFYLNNLDQQYNLITQLLARYYQVKKIKVKFWFRNEIELNSRMMPTVSKRIGHLFVNRQLETFDLRTFFAQSLTGEYNKEKELTHRGDIVSTVVLRTLFLYGIVDEKNQLTSIGKILEKFTRENPQLKQDEVEYLVLILLLLKSQTLKFNEVTKEFPSVANQYKVVNSTYELNAGEITAINLISKIMSLKKFNSSPINYQGPVSRNLLNFRSFVEFINSALLHTIECVLTDLVVRQVQNNIKSTYENKDEWLKLINQLPFFKNVNNTLMGVMAEIYFEVALKHQKTAGTSPSEAATFATNYITDHIFQVQNPSYNINVYGVNSATTDQIKSDLKDAVTWWKTFVSFSKVINEVDKSLCDDLLFKDINNADAFVSQFS; encoded by the coding sequence ATGCCAATTAAATCACTCGAGTCGTATCTCTTTGAACGGAAATTAGCATACACCAGCTCACTTGATATATTATCCAATGCAGTGATCGGTATTGATACTGAATACTACCTTAGTCGTATCTACACCTACAAAAAAGAGCAATTTTTAGCAGCAATTGGAGGAATACCCAGTTCATTAAAAGATTATATTCAAACTGATTTACAAGTTTTCCAAGAGTTCAACATAAAGCCATTATTTGTCATTCCTGGGTTACCTATTCAATCACAAGTTGTCAATTATAGGCTGAATGAATTGTCACCGCAAGAACAACATTTGGATTTTACTTGGAATAAAATAAATGCAGTTACTCATACGCAATATCATTATGAAAATTTTCGATCATATGCTGAAAATTTACCTTTGGAACCACTgattaatgatttgatcaagataTTCATTGAATTGGGAATTGATTACTTGGTCACTCCTTATAATGCTTCGTTTCAATTATCATATTTATACCATGaaaatcttgttgatgcaTTGTATGGATCAACCGATTTGTTACTCACCAAGATTGACAAGTTTATCCTAGCAATGGAATTTCCAACAAGAGAGTTTAGATTTGTTGACAAGTTCAAAGTATTGCAAGAGTTAGGGTTGAATGAGcgtcaatttcaagattTAAGTTTAATGGTTGGATGTACAATTCAACCTATAACGTTTCCAATTTTCCCACCAACTCCTAAACCAGTCCCCAACTATCCacaatacaacaattttaaAATAGGGTTGGATATTGTTTATCAGTATATGCAATTTAGTGGTaacaatttgaacttgTATGGATATGTGTTGAGTCTCAATGATCCAAAATTGGCTGAATTGTACATGAAGGGACAAACGGCAATTAAGTATGTGCCTGTTATCAATAAAGAAGGATATACTGAATTGtacaatgttgaaatggGTAAATTCAATTACGAAAGAGATGTTGATTTTAacattgaagatgatgttgCAGCAACACCAACGTCATCCGCAGGAACTCCAACTGGGggcaacaacaaaccaaaCAGTGGCCCAACTACAAAGACTGTTGCTAAAGTACCGGTAAACCTACATGATATAATATCACAAAGGTTACCACCAGAGTTGTACTTTTATCAATCGATTGGATTATTGCCTATTAAATTATTAAATTCAGTTACTGGTGGTCAATACGATGTTCGTCCACCATTGGAATTGGGAAATAATGACAACtacaagaaattgatcacatcaaaattttatctCAACaatcttgatcaacaatacaatttGATAACTCAGTTGTTAGCAAGATATTATCAAgttaaaaaaattaaagtcaaattttggtttaGAAATGAGATTGAGTTGAATAGTAGAATGATGCCAACTGTTAGCAAGCGTATTGGGCATTTGTTTGTCAATAGACAGCTTGAgacttttgatttgagGACATTTTTTGCGCAATCATTAACGGGTGAAtacaataaagaaaaagagcTTACTCACAGGGGTGATATAGTATCAACTGTGGTATTGAGAACCTTGTTCTTGTAtggtattgttgatgaaaaaaatcaattgacttCTATTGGTAAaatacttgaaaaatttactCGTGAAAATCCACAACTCAAGCAAGATGAAGTGGAATATCTCGTGTTGATCTTGttacttttgaaatcacaAACACTAAAATTTAATGAAGTCACGAAGGAGTTCCCTAGTGTCGCAAACCAATACAAAGTAGTGAATTCGACTTATGAATTAAACGCTGGTGAAATCACCGCAATTAACctcatttcaaaaatcatgtcattgaagaaattcaattcttcaccAATCAATTACCAAGGCCCCGTTTCAAGAAACTTATTAAACTTTAGATCATTTGTcgaatttatcaattcaGCTTTACTTCATACAATTGAATGCGTCTTGACTGATTTAGTAGTAAGGCAAGTGCAAAACAATATAAAACTGACATATGAAAACAAAGACGAGtggttgaagttgattaatcaattgccatttttcaagaatGTTAATAATACGTTGATGGGAGTCATGGCTGAAATCTACTTTGAAGTAGCATTGAAACATCAGAAAACAGCGGGCACTTCCCCATCCGAAGCAGCTACATTTGCAACTAACTATATTACAGACCATATTTTCCAAGTTCAGAATCCATCTTACAATATCAATGTTTATGGAGTTAATTCTGCCACTACggatcaaatcaaatctgatttgaaagatgcTGTAACTTGGTGGAAAACGTTTGTCAGTTTTAGTAAAGTCATCAATGAGGTTGACAAATCATTATGTGATGATTTATTGTTCAAAgatatcaacaatgctGATGCTTTTGTTAGTCAATTTTCTTAA